Proteins co-encoded in one Acidobacteriota bacterium genomic window:
- a CDS encoding sigma-70 family RNA polymerase sigma factor: MDDAQDVTQMLEAIGSGDEAAPERLLLLVYDELRRLAHGYMKNERSDHTLQATALVHEAYIQLVDWKNVSWQNRAHFFAAAAQMMRKILVDYAREKNALKRGGGLRTIALDQAVSFPNRSEVDLLSIDDALNELATFDPQQARIVELRFFGGLTIEETAHALAVSDSTVKRDWQIAKAWLFNRMKA, from the coding sequence ATGGATGATGCGCAAGATGTCACGCAGATGCTAGAGGCCATCGGCTCTGGGGACGAGGCTGCTCCCGAGCGGTTGTTGCTTCTTGTGTATGACGAATTGCGCCGTCTCGCTCATGGTTACATGAAGAACGAGCGTAGCGACCACACGCTGCAGGCTACGGCACTCGTTCACGAGGCCTATATTCAGCTTGTTGACTGGAAGAACGTGTCATGGCAAAATCGTGCCCACTTCTTTGCCGCCGCCGCTCAAATGATGCGAAAGATACTTGTCGACTACGCCCGCGAGAAGAATGCATTGAAGCGCGGCGGCGGCCTGCGAACGATCGCGCTTGATCAGGCCGTCAGCTTTCCAAACCGCAGCGAGGTCGATCTGTTATCCATTGACGACGCTCTGAACGAACTTGCGACTTTCGATCCGCAGCAGGCAAGGATCGTCGAACTCCGTTTCTTTGGCGGCTTAACGATCGAGGAAACCGCCCATGCCCTGGCCGTCTCTGATTCGACAGTGAAACGTGACTGGCAGATAGCAAAAGCATGGCTTTTCAATCGGATGAAAGCTTGA